A window of Theropithecus gelada isolate Dixy chromosome 8, Tgel_1.0, whole genome shotgun sequence genomic DNA:
CAATTGAGGAAAAGGAATTGAGATGCCACTTGGACCTTAAGCAAGACTGGCGTAGAATTCGCAACATCATTCTAAGCAGTAAGAACATGATGAATGAAGATTGCACGTACAGAACACCATAAAGATTATCTGACCTACAATACAAGGTACGTGTTTCTCGAGAAATATTTATATGGCATGGTAGGGTTGACAAAATGTCCTTCTTAAGTTGACTGTCAGTGAAAGTATGGCCTAAAGCAAATAAACTTTTCTAGTTCAGGTTTCCCATGgatcaattttaagaaaattatcttaATCCTGAAAAGAGTATTTCCTTCAGCATATTACATGAAACcctgttttaaaatacttttaaccAAAACCCTTTGTATAAAGCAGGATTCTCCTTGCTGTTATATTAGCTTTAATTCTATGAATTATATTAACCTTGTCTTAGATTAgggttttttaatgtaaaaatatgttatataatcAAATAAGTTTTAGAAATGCTATatcactattaatttttttttacagctaCATGAATGAGttttcagagcctttaatatACTTACATCAATTGTGAACCTCCAAGAGAAAATTTAACtcacataaaaaataagtatcttccctccttatttttttttctttttgtagcaatgaCAAGGATTAGCATTTCTTGGGACAAACTTTAGAAAATTCTGACTTAAAacatctacatatatatttaaaagaaaatatttattgagataagTCTCTAATTTTGGAGTAGATATACTTATACTCTCCCAAATCATTATTAGCCAACCTATCTTGCTAGTGGataggaaacaaagaaaggaaatgcagCTATAAGTGTATGGGTAATTTTTCCAAACGTTTGGCACACAGTACAAGCTGAATACACTGTTTGAGTCCAATTTTCTCAAAAATTCAAATCTATAACAAGTGACAGAAAccaaggaagaaaattttaataatgtttttaaacaagcatttaaaaaacattgacCCTTATTTTGCCACAATCTCAgggagaatatatttttttaacactGTTAGGGAACATTATAGATAGCCTTGAAGGAAacattttcaaggatagtttgaaGAGTTTacctttagaaatgtaaatttcctCATTTGTCTAACTAATGGTTTACCAATAGCTCCAGTAATCAGGGTAGAGATACACCACATGGTTGACCATGTTTTATGATGGAGGGAGCATAGCCTACTTAGAAAAGTCCATCTGAAGAAAGAAAGCTTGGTGAAGAGTCATTTGCTTCTAAAAAGAGTTAGTCAACTCATCTTTCTGGAGTTAACAGTGataaccaaacagaaaaaaatacttgactCAAAGTCCTGTTAATGAGGCAGTTCAGTAAATTGTACGGAAGTGTATACAATTCTATACAGCTTTTGCACCAGTGAAGGTGAAATGTCATATGGGTCAGGGAAAGTGAGAGAAGGCAGGAAGGTGTTACCAACACACACTGAGGGTGTCACCAGAGCATCCTCTGTAGATCAAATAAAGCCCATCAGCACGTAACTAGATGGTGATGAGGCTGAGAAAGAGCGTGAAGGATGTGAGTTCAGTGCAATGCAAACTGACAGCTATTTGTGGAGTTTGGCCTGCTTAGAATAGTATTTCCATTTCCCTTTATCAGTGAATGAAGACTGCAGACATTTCCAAACaggtttcttttaaaagactaaaatttaACATAGAAGGTACTGTCTCATGTTGATTGTTGATAATAGGCTATTAAAGGTCATACATTCaatgaaagcagaaaatcaaagagCAGTGTAGTATTAAAAAtcgcagcacaccaacatggcacaagtatacatatgtaacaaacctgcacgttatgcacatgtaccctagaacttaaagtataataataataaaaattaaaaaaaatctcatcttaaaaatTCTGTTGAGATTTATTAACTGAATCTGGCAGTGTTAATACATAGCTCATTTATATTATCAAAGGAGAAATGTTATCCAAAGTAAGCAATTTGTAATactgtatgaaaatattttatatacagatatagtgtcaaaattaaatacacatatttcattaattaaaaggtaaacatatattattatcttaaaaatataccTCCCAAATTACAAAGTTACTTAGATAAGTTATAATCTATATAAATGACAAAGTAACTCATTACTAAGGTTTAACATCCTTAGACTaggtgaatttatttttattttattttattctttgaaattatCCTTTTTTCATGTCAAAACATTTGctataccatttattgaaggtaCTGTGTTACACATTCATGATTAATTCAATCTCTTGAAATCTCTTTTAGGTATCTTGGACCTTATTATGCTGTTGCTTACTTAGGTATATGACTCTCTTATTCTCATGGGCATTATCCATATATCATTGTTAACCCTAAAATATCTCCAGCACAGAAGATGACAATTTTCACTCTAAATACAGTATAATAGATTCATAGTGaaccataaaattattttgacagCAAAGCAATGTCAATTTTGAATCTTTGAAACCATTATATACTTCATAGATATAATGTCTGGAAATATTTAAACAGGCTTAAAAAGTATTATTGCAACTGATACCTTACATGGATTGTCTTACAAAAATCAGTACAGAATTATACTGATTGATATATGTTCACATATGTAAGAAATAGTTTGTTGACTGGAGCATTCAGTTTCCATTGTTTGTATCCATCTTCTAGTAATACAGTATGCATTTCTCAATTGCTCTAATCTGTTTTGACCATGGTGCATTCAATAACTTCTAGGAAGCATTCCACTCTGAAAAACTGCATAAGCAGACAGATTCTTGGAGGCTGCAACTAAAGTTCATGTTTCTATATTGCCACTCCATATTTTTCAGTGTTCTTTAGTGCCGATCAAAATTTTATTCCAACaagtttttatcttttgtagtaGTCTCTTTAGGAAACATGAGTCATTCagttttttctgttcctttaaagatttattttcttcctagagaatagagttttaaaagtttaaacttcacatttttacaaaaatatatattttaaaatactcaattTTTCATCATATTACTTTATGCTGAAAAACTGGTGTAATGAAAAGGTAGAATTTTGTGTGACATTTTAAAGATGATGGTTTCTAACTACCCTTGTGATAAATGACACATAGAAAATTCAAAGTTGGTGTGATTAAAGATTTAGGATTCTCCAAAGAGCTATATCAGCTGACCGCCAGTTTCACAGTTTAACAGTGGACATAATATACTGTTTAGAATTTCATGAGAAAGGTAATTGTAGATTACTCAGTTGAGTTTCTTTAatgtagaaaaatgtatttttaatgggAAGAATAATCAACATCGAAAATACTCAGATTATTTTGCCAAAGATAATTAATAAGGATATAGCTGATGGAGCTTGTACCCTAAGGTCTACTCCAACAATTAACTTCACCGGAATATGTCAGATGCCTGCCTCATAAGCTAGGTTTTAGCACCTGACAAGAATCTTAAAAAGGGCTACGTGTACAACCTCTAGGAAGAAAGAGATACTTGGCATGAACAGACACATAAAGGAGTAACTCCGTATACACTCAGTTATATTTCTCTGAGTTCTCTGACCTGTGAGAATGGGAATACTGCAGGGTAGAGTAATTCTTCACTTAGACAACTACTAGTTAATCACAAATATAAAGCATACTAGTGACTTTTACTCCTTCCTAGACCAGGAGGTAATATCAGTTGTTTCTTTTACACTCTTTACAGTTGAGCCCAGACTTGAGGGTTAAAATCAACATAGTGTTTTCAACAATCACTGCTAAGTAAATGGATGTGCAAAcaatataaaaactattataaCTAGTTATTACAACTAGTTATTCGGTAACTAGATAATTTAGATAACAGGTTATTGGGTATTCTCTTAGTCATGTATTGTGCTCAGTGTTTTACataatttacttcattttatttgcttaatcATCTTATGAACTTGATGATTTGAACTCATTTCACAGATGCAAAAACTGATCTGCAGGAAGATAAATAAGCTACTACCGTATATGTCAAGTAAATATAATAACTGAATCTTGAGCTCCTCTGTCCTATATTTAATTTGGCCACAAATTCAGATCTCTTTTTGTCATGTATTAGTAACACTAGcacatactttttaaagaatacatttcaAAGATTAAACAACAGATCTCAAAGGGAAATATAAAGGCaaacttttcatattattttcaataaggGGTCCTGGacaatttttttaagtacaaGTTGAAGTTGACTTGCCTAAGCAGATTTGAAATATATAGATGTGAAAATTTCATACTTTTCCTCGGACACTGAGAATAAGCAttcactaaaaagtaaaaaacagggAATCTTGGTTTTACCACTGCATCCTGGGAAaatagttgttttcttttcttgtcttttttttgttttttgttttgttttgttttttggtttttgttttgagatggagtcccactctattgcccaggctagagtgcagcggcacgatcttggctcactacaaactccgcctcctgggttcaagcgtttctcctgcctcagcctcctgagtagctgggactacatgcgtgcactatgcccagctaacttttgtatttttagtagagacggggtttcgccatgttggccaggatggtcttgatctttccACCTCGTGACtcgcccacctcagactcccaaagtgctgggattacaggtgtgagccaccgcacccatcctttcttttctaaatttcctttCCAAATTATCTTAGTTGAAAGCCTTCAGGGTGTTTATATTGTTTTTAGCTCCTGTATTAATTTCAGATGTTCCACTTTGCATGGAATCCATAGTTTCCTAAATCTGAGTATACAGGCTcactttgcttttctgaaaagaatAAGGAATTTCCATGTTGCCACATAGCTATTGGTCaaataatggaaatgtaaaagaagaaTCCATCACTTTTATGAACCAGGTGTGCTCATTTTTCCATGCCTCAACCTAATTAATATCTATATCATTTTAAAGTTTAGTCAGATCCAGTTAAGTATTCTGCCTTATTAagtcattcataaatattttccatattattgTATAATTTATCTAATAATATCTAGtagtatatgtataaatatatgtttatatactatTACATATTATACTGTACAATCTACAATAATAAAAGAGGTATAAGATAAGTccttattgtttaatttttatttctttacaaacTAACAGGGATggctttttttcttcatgtatttttcatctagtttattttctcctatataaattatttatttcttttacctaCTAGCTACAATATTTTAATGTTGCGGCTTctaaaaaaaatcatgctttggCATTTGCCCTAACagcttctcttttaaaatagtgggtttaaaaatgcaatttaaaggACTCGAATTTTTGAGGGGCACCTCACTTCTCCTTTTATCAATGttatgataaattatttcaaaaccagCTATAAGAAGgaaacaattcaagatgaaaaatTAGGAATTAAGTTGAGTGAAAAGTTGATGAACCATAAGGAAAATTATACAATTATTCTCACCAAACTCTTTGTTGGTTGGGGTTCACCCAGGGCAGCTGGTTTTCTTCCTTtaaccttaaaaacaaagtcacaTTTATGATATTGAATATTTCTTCATTGCTCCTCCAATTGTTTGTAATTGCTAATTTTCATATTGCCTTCAGCTCATCTAATCTATTTGAGACTCTACTTTAAATTTCTGATTGTTAAGAAAGTAAAACACTAATATGATTTAGAAATGGAATGTCAGGGTAAAGGAAGAAGCAAGAGAGTTCAATCTTCTGAACACCCAGAATCCATAATTTTGTAGGTATGCCTAGCACTGTGAAAAATTAACATAGTAGGGTATACTAGCAGAGATAAAACTTGAAttttaatcaatataaaaataaagttaacaataAATTGTTAAATCCTGGCCATACATTTTATTAAGCTTCACTtatcagaaacaaaatgaaataaaacaatagtaAAAAGCGTGTAGCATGCCTGGCTCATGAAGAAAATTCAGTGTAGCTGATTGCTTTAACATCTTGCCTTGTTATTTCAAGAAAAGGGTAACTTGTATCAAGTTAATCAatgttgtaaaataatttaattttaaattatttgcatattttctttctctacagtTAGTTAATTTTGGAACATGATGATCCATACAAAGCTCAACACATAAGAGAAAGAATCACAAATATATAACATACCTAAGACCTTTACCCCTTCCTAGACCAAGAGGTGATATCAGTTGTCTGTTTTACACTTTTTTCAGTTGAACCAAGAGCGGAGGCTTGTAATCAACATAGTATTTTCAACAGTCACAACTAATTAATTGGATGTACAAGCAACATACAACCTATTTGCATTAGACAGTACTTTGAAATAACTATAAGTAGGAATGAAGAAATGGTAGACTAGAGTAGGAAGTCTTCATGAATCTTGAGCTTAACCTTGAAGGCATAGAACAAAATAGAtccaatttatagaaaaaaaaaaaaggtagaaatgcTCTGTAGGGGACAAACGTAAGGACCCAGGTTTGGAAATAAGCTTGGCAAATCCAGCACACTAAGAGGAGACTGGCTTCCATCGAGTACATAAAGCAATGATAAATGAGGCTGTCCAAGTTATATAATAGACAATCTACATTTTTATCACATCAATAGGGTTCAAAGATAATCTTACCATTTTACCTTCCATGGGAAACTACTACtgctcaaacaaaacaaaattattttttaagtcataaaaatgttatttaagaaaacatttaaaaccataaaataacCTTTTGATTTTGTGTGGCAGCTGGTAAAAATCCATAAAGAggtaaataatacaaataaaataaaacattgtattaaatattgaaaactttttagtactaagcactttacatgtgttATGCCATTTAATCCTTTCAAATCCTACAATATAGATATTATGTTTTTCTGCATTTCGTAGATAAGGAAACTGCTGTCCAGTCTCTAGATGATGTCTTTCATATTTGGTTTTGCTGTTTTAGTTCATAACCACTAGTAGAAATGTAGGAAAATATTAGCCCTATTtgtatcaaaattatttaaagaagggGAAATTGTTGGATATATATATGTCTAGTTTAAGCATAAAAagatatttgttaaatacatttgatttcctgttttattcACTAGGAGTTCttataaatgtgtacatatatggaTTAAAGCTATTAATGAGTTTTAGATATAGAAATTTACCATTCTCCACCCAATATATCACCCTAGTATCCTTGGAAGTTATTATGGCAatgaagcatttatttatttattttttactcccCTTTCACAAACAATTCACTCTAGCCAAGATATAAACAAGTATTTCCAAACCGAGCCTTTCCTCTTCTAGGATTGAGTAAATATACTTCAACTTTAGATGATAATAAACACTTAGGATTCTATGATAATGGATATGATCACCAGAGAATAGTGGTATCTTGGCACAGGAGTAgttaatattttcattcaaaGTAAATAGTCCTTAGCTTACCTTGCCGGTGCAGTTCAACAGTATTGTTGTGCCTTCTGAAACTTTTAATAAGTGGAGATCAAAATCACCAGTGctattcattttaagaaattgcctcAACTTGCGAGCAGCACGGAATAAAAACATACCTTCCTATTATAAGAAAAAGTCAAAAGGGCCATggttcaaataaaatattaataaatgataaGCTTTCTTAAGGAGCCTAGAGCTTGAGCTATATTGGTAGATAatgccccacctccaccccagcttTCTATTCCAGTTAATCATGTGACTAACAAGTAACAGAACTAAAACTGTTTGACTCCTAGGTGACAGCAAGAAGTTCTTGGAACTTGGTTTAATGATTATCTTgacttttaaagtttgttttctctATTATGCTTATGTGATCTTATCGcttatatgtgaatatattacaAGATTATTCAATTTTAAACATGATAGCTGAAGGAGAAGGCTTCTGGAAGCAACAATATATTATAAGAGGTATGTGtggttttttcttattatttcttgcATCTTTTGAGCTATGGATGTATAGctgataataagaaaataaaggactGTAGTCACCTAAAATGTAAGTTTTACAGTTatttaaattaagatattttttaaaaagaatttatggTTTTGAGATGCCATGAGGCTAACTTAGCTACTGTGAGTTTTTAAAAGACTATGAAATAGCACACCCGTTTCTGTAAGGAGAAATGACATAAACTCTTTAGGTTTTGTCAAGTGTAATATTATACCAACTAGATGTGGTAATCATTTAGAGATAAGCAAATACTGACAGAAAAATTTTCAAGATGCTTCCGACTAAATTATACCAATGACttatatttgtatgtgtgcaAGCAATCACATTAACAAGTATTTTTCTGTATAAGAACTTTtagagtaagtacgatgtggtgctgagaagaatgtatattctgttgatttggggtggagagttctatagatgtctattaggtctgcttgctgcagagatgagttcaaaaacaaacaaccccatcaaaaagtgggcaaaggatatgaacagacatttctcaaaagaagacattcatacagccaacagacatatgaaaaaatgctcatcatcactggccatcagagaaatgcaaatcaaNAAGCAATCACATTAACAAGTATTTTTCTGTATAAGAACTTTtagaataagtacgatgtggtgctgagaagaatgtatattctgttgatttggggtggagagttctatagatgtctattaggtcttcttgctgcagagatgagttcaaaaacaaacaaccccatcaaaaagtgggcaaaggatatgaacagacatttctcaaaagaagacattcatacagccaacagacatatgaaaaaatgctcatcatcactggccatcagagaaatgcaaatcaaaaccacaatgagataccatctcacaccagttagaatggcgatcattaaaaagtcaggaaacaacaggtgctggagaggatgtggagaaataggaacacttttacactgttggtgggattgtaaactagttcaaccattatggaaaacagtatggcgattcctcaaggatctagaactagatgtaccatatgacccagccatcccattactgggtatatacccaaaggattataaattatgctgctataaagacacatgcacacgtatgtttattgcagcactattcacaatagcaaagacttggaatcaacccaaatgtccatcagtgacagattggattaagaaaatgtggcacatatacaccatggaatactatgcagccataaaaaaggatgagtttgcgtcctttgtagggacatggatgcagctggaaaccatcattcttagcaaactatcacaagaacagaaaaccaaacaccgcatgttctcactcataggtgggaactgaacaatgagatcacttggactcaggaaggggaacatcacacaccggggcctatcatggggaggggggaggggggagggattgcattgggagttatacctgatgtaaatgacgagttgatgggtgcagtagaccaacatggcacaagtatacatatgtaacaaacctgcacgttatgcacatgtaccctacaacttaaagtataataataataaataaattaaaaaaaaaaaaaaaaagaacttttagaggccaggcacggtggctcacgcctataatcccagagctttgggaggccgacgcaggctaatcactaggtcaggagatcaagaaaccctgtctccactaaaaatacaaaattagctgggtgtggtggtgcatgcctgtagacccagttactcgagagactgaggcaggagaatcgcttgaacccaggaggcggaggttacagtgagccgagattgcccactacactccagtctggcaacagagcgagactccgcctccaaaaaaaaaaaaaaaaaacaaagaaatttagaaataagaGATAGGTGTGTCTTTGAATTTGACAATTCTAGTATTTTCAAGgtaaaaaaatagaatgattaaacagaaagaaaacttgtTATCTAATAAACACAGGGCTATTTGTAAAATTGGACCATAGTATGATCTAATCAATGGGAATTATGTGGTCAGACTGCAAATATTAATAGTATTCATATAATTCTCTAACAGAGGCACAAAAAATATAAGCTTCTATAAAATCAAGCTTGAATGACAAACTCCAAATAATTATCATTACCTTATTATCATCACAtagatgtcttttaaaaaagttaaattcatTATTCAGGCAATTGCTACCAATTTCTTTCATGCTGTCCtgtaataaataacataaaataatgagGTTAAAACTGAGTACTTTTCTAATatcttataattataaaaataataatcttataaTATCTGGTATTTATATGtgcattttaaggaaaataacttGCCTGGCTCAGCTGACTAAGCATGAGGAATAGTTTCCTATAGTTGAAGGATAAGTAAGTGTATACAAAAATTCTTCCATATTTAGAGCCCCTCCCAGATCCCATAATTGAATTCCAGAATTCACTAAGAGAATCTGGCTCATCTAGGGAAATAAAAGtatctattttaaaagttatgcTATATAGgcaaagtattataaaatatgaaGTCATTAAGTTGAGATGAATTTAAGAGGTTATTCAGTCAAATTTCCTCCCATCAACAAACaacaagaaaaggaatttatattAGAATTAAGGGATCCATACAAAGCTCAACACATAAGAGAAAGAATCACAAATATATGACATACCTAAGACCTTTACTCCTTCCTAGCCAAGAAGATTTCAGTTGtatgttttacattcttttcagttgagctgagactgcaggctTATAATCAACATAGTATTTTCAACAGTCAACTAATTAATTGGATGTGCAAGGAATATAAAACCTATCTGCATTAGACAGTACTTTGAAATTGACAGTGAGAATTAAGGTTGAAATTTATTCACAACATTTTTAGCAATGCAATTTTCTGGGATGGTTAAGGTAGAATTTTCCTGAGACACGGTGtaattgcatgtgtgtgtattataaaCATAGGAGTGGGAAAGCAGACTGGTAtgtgctctgttttttttttttttttttttttttcatttataaggaatgtagtagaagaaggtagagATTACCTAAATCAATAATTTAGTTGATATTAGGAAAAACTTCCTAAGGTTTCAGATTTTCGTATGCACCGGGTTGGACTAAATCTGTCCAGCAAACTAGCAATTCCATGCTATCAGAGCTTCTAGGACTAAAAGCAATCTTAGCCTACATAATGTCTCCAGAGAAACAGGGTAAGAAGTGGAGCAATGGCAGGATTTAGTCATGGGCTTTGAATCCTCATCTGCCTCTCAGAAAAGTGTTCATTACTCTTATCTCCTGTGAAAAGCATGATGATGTCTGGGTTtaccctgattttaaaatgtatatactatTAGTTTTATCTAGAAGAAGTGTCTGAATACATACATCTCAAGTGTAAAAGATACATTTTCAATAACTATCTTCACATTGCCATTGTACATATTCCTGAAAATGTAGTGGATAATTAATATTTGCCTATTAAGTTATTTTCATGTTGACTTCCCCTTACCCAAAGGACAATAACtcatgcatatttttttcttggataaaacatagaggttttaatttttaccatGTCATCCTTCaaaaaagaagttgaaatatGTGCAGCTACTCTATATGATATCTTCCAATTCACCAAAAATATCATATGAGACAATATGTCACATAATGAATGCCAATTTCTTGAAACATTTTAGCAAATTGCATGACACACGAATATTTAAAAAGCCATATTGGTTAGGTGGCTGTTCTAGGTTattaataaaacttatttttggcAGATCCACAGAAAGATAATGTTAtaccagttgatttttttttacctaatgCTTGATACAGAATGTAAATGTGTTACTATAGCCTTAAAAAGTTGACTCCTATAGAGGTCACAGTTATTCATCGACCTTAGTACATTTTATTAATGCATCCGGTATAGATCTATATGACTGCCAATTACTGTTGCTTTCTAAAATACTCTTCATTCATGCCCAGTCAGAAGAATGGCTCAGAGGAAGAATTACAGATACATGGTGTTGGAAAGAAACTTAAATGGCCATCTTTTGATTTAACAAAGAATAGAATTACTTGACCAAAGTCACAATAATTGTTTATTATTCACATGTCACATATGTCCAGATGCAAATAAGAAAtcacagctgggcacggtggctcacgcttgtaatcccagcacttcgggaggccaaggcaggtagttCGCGAGGTCAgtagtctgagaccagcctggccaacactgtgaaaccccatccctactaaaaatacaaacaaaacaaaacaaaacaaaacaaaacaaaacaaaaaattagctgggtttgttggcacatgcctgtaatctcagctacttgggaggctgaagcaggagaattgcttgaacccaggaggcggaacttgcagtgagccgagatcacaccactgcactccagcctgggcaacagagcaagactctgtctcagaataaaaaaaagaaacaaatcataTATCACATATGTCAAGATGCACATAAacaaatttcttcaaatattttatgaatgtggaaaatcaaaagagaaaagccAGGATTATAAGACTGAACTGCAGTATTTTCTAGTACAAAACATGACATTgtctaagttcttttttttaggtgaagttgtttatttatttatttttttgagacggagtctcgctctgctgcccaggctagagtgcagtggccggatctcagctcactgcaagctccgccttccgggtttacgccattcttctcctcagcctctcgagtagctggaactacaggcgcccgccacctcgctcggctagttttttgtattttttagtagagacggggtttcactgtgttagccaggatggtctcgatctcctgacctcgtgatccgcccgtctcagcctcccaaagcgctgggattacaggcttgagccactgcgcccggccgaaacctagtatccattagttgttttttgatcctctccctcttcctaccATCCATCCTCTAAAAGGCCCctgtgtgtattgttcccctgtgtgtgtccatgtgttctcatcatttagctgccacttataagtgagaacatgtggtatttggttttctgttcctgtattagtttgctaaggataatggcctccagctccatccatgtccctgcaaaggacatgatctcattgatctcattcttttatatggttgcatagtgttccatggtgtatatgtaccacgttttctttatccagtctgttattgatggtcatttaggttgattccatgtctttgccattgtgaatagtgctgcaatgaacatacacgtgcatgtgtctttaaaacggaatgatttatattcctttgggtatatgcccagtaatgggactgctgagtCGAATGGTAtatctgtct
This region includes:
- the IL7 gene encoding interleukin-7 isoform X3; this translates as MFHVSFRYIFGLPPLILVLLPVASSDCDIEGKDGKQYESVLMVSIDQLLDSMKEIGSNCLNNEFNFFKRHLCDDNKVKGRKPAALGEPQPTKSLEENKSLKEQKKLNDSCFLKRLLQKIKTCWNKILIGTKEH
- the IL7 gene encoding interleukin-7 isoform X1; protein product: MFHVSFRYIFGLPPLILVLLPVASSDCDIEGKDGKQYESVLMVSIDQLLDSMKEIGSNCLNNEFNFFKRHLCDDNKEGMFLFRAARKLRQFLKMNSTGDFDLHLLKVSEGTTILLNCTGKVKGRKPAALGEPQPTKSLEENKSLKEQKKLNDSCFLKRLLQKIKTCWNKILIGTKEH
- the IL7 gene encoding interleukin-7 isoform X4, producing the protein MFHVSFRYIFGLPPLILVLLPVASSDCDIEGKDGKQYESVLMVSIDQLLDSMKEIGSNCLNNEFNFFKRHLCDDNKEENKSLKEQKKLNDSCFLKRLLQKIKTCWNKILIGTKEH
- the IL7 gene encoding interleukin-7 isoform X2; amino-acid sequence: MFHVSFRYIFGLPPLILVLLPVASSDCDIEGKDGKQYESVLMVSIDQLLDSMKEIGSNCLNNEFNFFKRHLCDDNKEGMFLFRAARKLRQFLKMNSTGDFDLHLLKVSEGTTILLNCTGKEENKSLKEQKKLNDSCFLKRLLQKIKTCWNKILIGTKEH